From one Bombyx mori chromosome 5, ASM3026992v2 genomic stretch:
- the LOC101742959 gene encoding neuroglian isoform X4: MDTSRILCFIALVSQAAALLTSPPKIVKQPTQEEILFQVAQQGEVDKPFIIECEAEGEPAPKYKWIKNGKSFEYSSYDNRISQQTGRGTLVISKPKEEDLGQYQCFAYNEWGTAASNSVFVRRAELNSFKETDGQQVVRAEEGKPYKLTCEPPDGHPKPKVYWMLQGDQGQLKTINNSRMTLDPEGNLWFSNVTQNDASEDYAYICTANSGFRNEYKVGNKIYLQVIPTGISPTLNRHEPVRQYTTRKIERGLKGQRVELYCIYGGTPLPQIVWKKNGRSILWSQSITQDNYGKTLVIKYPTYDDQGTYTCEVSNGVGSAQSNSIQLNIEAAPFFTVEPEIQNLAEGETAVIRCEADGTPAPKISWIHNGKPIEQAELNPRRQVSANSIVITDLVKKDTGNYGCNATSAIGYVYKDVYINVQSIPPEIKEGPMNLTNVDGSEAVLKCRVFGAPKPIVKWMKDNVDVTGGKYNITAEGDLVIRDVSFTDVGTYQCYAKNKFGETSAYGSLVVKKHTVITDKPEHYEVAAGSSATFRCNANADDSLPLQIIWLNDGQQIDFESQPRFRMTNDYSLLISDTSELDSGQYTCIARTPVDEARAQATLTVQDKPNPPVLTGAECGARTATVRWRAAGDNRAPILRYSLHYNTSFTPHVWAVAAAAVPPVDSAWTAALSPWANYTFRVVAHNKIGPSAPSGHSDVCTTQPDVPYKNPDNVKGEGTDPTNMLISWTKMPQIEHNGPGFYYLVSWRRNITGQPWEEHQVRDWQQTEHLVTNTPTFQPYKIKVTAVNFKGTSNVTPIEVIGWSGEDRPTQAPGNLSLSQVTSGTSAVLSWTPVAPESLRGHFKGYKIQTWTDAEEDRLKEIFVESDATSALVNKFKPFKKNNVRILAYNGRFNGPASDTLSFVTPEGQPSTVRSFEAYPIGSSAMLLKWEKPMEENGVLTGYKIYYSKVIATAVETPKERKKEIDPKFDRAKLAGLEPNTKYRIEIRAKTKAGEGKGYYVEQSTNNVLTAQPDVPAFETETLPGKEGTAHVIVRWIPSLDGHAGTHFVAWYRLKGHPDWQRTNDITEDDFVILTGLEPGQLYEVKVTVHDGHYFSTSELRTVDTSIDGPIVKPDEKIATAGWFIGVMLALAFLLLLLVLVCVLRRNRGGKYDVHDRELAHGRRDYPDAGFHEYTHPLDNKSRHSMSSGTKPGPESDTDSMAEYGDGETAGMNEDGSFIGQYGRKRRPPTSGQPDSASQAFATLV; encoded by the exons ATGGATACGAGCAGAATTCTGTGTTTCATAGCGTTAGTCTCGCAGGCCGCTGCTTTAT TAACATCTCCACCAAAAATCGTGAAGCAACCGACTCAGGAAGAAATCCTGTTCCAAGTGGCGCAACAGGGAGAAGTGGATAAACCTTTTATTATAGAGTGCGAGGCTGAAGGAGAACCAGCACCTAA GTACAAATGGATCAAAAACGGCAAATCATTCGAATACTCGAGCTACGACAACCGTATCTCGCAACAAACCGGTCGAGGTACTCTCGTCATCAGCAAGCCCAAGGAGGAAGATCTGGGACAGTACCAGTGCTTCGCCTACAACGAGTGGGGAACCGCTGCATCCAACTCGGTCTTTGTAAGGAGAGCCGAGCTCAATTCCTTCAAGGAAACCGATGGTCAGCAAGTTGTGAGAGCTGAAGAAGGTAAACCTTATAAGCTGACGTGCGAGCCCCCGGACGGTCATCCGAAGCCCAAGGTCTACTGGATGTTGCAAGGGGACCAGGGTCAGCTGAAGACGATCAACAACTCTCGTATGACACTCGACCCGGAAGGAAACCTCTGGTTCTCCAACGTGACCCAAAACGACGCCAGCGAAGATTACGCGTACATCTGCACGGCCAACTCCGGCTTCAGAAATGAATACAAAGTTGGGAACAAGATCTACCTTCAGGTCATCCCGACCGGCATCTCGCCGACACTCAACCGACACGAGCCTGTGCGCCAGTACACCACCAGGAAGATCGAGAGAGGCCTCAAGGGTCAGCGCGTGGAGCTCTACTGCATCTACGGCGGAAC GCCGCTCCCTCAGATCGTATGGAAGAAGAACGGGCGCAGCATCTTGTGGTCTCAGAGCATCACCCAGGACAACTACGGGAAGACTTTAGTGATCAAGTATCCGACGTACGACGACCAGGGCACGTACACGTGCGAGGTCAGCAACGGTGTGGGCTCGGCGCAGTCCAACTCCATCCAACTCAACATCGAAG CTGCGCCATTCTTCACGGTGGAACCAGAGATCCAGAACCTAGCCGAGGGCGAGACCGCGGTCATCCGCTGCGAGGCGGACGGCACCCCGGCGCCGAAGATATCCTGGATCCACAACGGGAAGCCGATCGAGCAGGCCGAGCTGAACCCGCGCCGCCAAGTCAGCGCCAACTCCATCGTCATCACCGACCTCGTGAAGAAGGACACGGGCAACTACGGCTGCAACGCCACCAGCGCCATCGGCTACGTCTACAAGGACGTCTACATCAACGTGCAGT CCATTCCCCCTGAAATCAAGGAGGGTCCCATGAACCTGACCAACGTGGACGGCTCCGAGGCTGTGCTCAAGTGCAGAGTCTTTGGAGCACCGAAACCTATCGTTAAATGGATGAAGGACAACGTCGACGTCACAGGAGGGAA ATACAACATAACGGCGGAGGGCGACCTCGTGATCCGCGACGTGTCGTTCACTGACGTGGGCACGTACCAGTGCTACGCCAAGAACAAGTTCGGCGAGACCTCCGCCTACGGATCGCTGGTGGTCAAGA AGCACACGGTGATCACGGACAAGCCGGAGCACTACGAGGTGGCGGCGGGCTCGTCGGCCACGTTCCGCTGCAACGCCAACGCGGACGACTCGCTGCCGCTGCAAATCATCTGGCTCAACGACGGCCAGCAGATCGACTTCGAGAGCCAGCCGCGCTTCCGCATGACCAACGACTACTCGCTGCTCATCTCCGACACCAGCGAGCTCGACTCCGGCCAGTACACCTGCATCGCCAGGACGCCCGTCGACGAGGCGCGCGCCCAGGCCACGCTCACCGTCCAAG ACAAGCCGAACCCGCCGGTGCTGACGGGCGCGGAGTGCGGCGCGCGCACGGCCACGGTGCGGTGGCGGGCGGCGGGCGACAACCGCGCGCCCATCCTGCGCTACTCGCTGCACTACAACACCAGCTTCACGCCGCACGTGTGGgccgtcgccgccgccgccgtgcCGCCAGTAGACTCCGCCTGGACCGCCGCGCTCAGCCCCTGGGCCAACTACACCTTCCG CGTGGTGGCGCACAACAAGATCGGCCCGTCAGCGCCCTCGGGCCACTCCGACGTGTGCACCACGCAGCCCGACGTGCCCTACAAGAACCCCGACAACGTGAAGGGCGAGGGCACCGACCCCACCAACATGCTCATATCGTGGACG AAAATGCCTCAAATCGAACACAACGGCCCCGGGTTCTACTATCTGGTGTCGTGGCGCCGGAACATCACGGGACAACCCTGGGAAGAGCACCAGGTCCGGGACTGGCAGCAAACCGAACACCTGGTGACCAACACCCCCACCTTCCAGCCCTACAAGATCAAG GTGACGGCGGTGAACTTCAAAGGAACATCGAACGTGACTCCCATTGAAGTGATCGGCTGGTCCGGAGAGGACCGACCCACTCAGGCTCCGGGCAACCTCAGCCTGTCCCAGGTGACGTCCGGCACCAGCGCCGTGCTCAGCTGGACTCCCGTGGCGCCGGAGTCACTGCGGGGGCACTTCAAAGGATACAAAATCCAGACCTGGACCGACGCCGAGGAGGACCGGCTCAAGGAGATCTTTGTGGAGTCCGACGCGACCAGCGCCCTCGTCAACAAGTTCAAGCCCTTCAAGAAGAACAACGTGCGCATCCTCGCCTACAACGGCCGCTTCAACGGGCCCGCCAGCGACACCCTCAGCTTCGTCACCCCCGAGGGACAGCCCTCCACCGTTCGCTCCTTCGAGGCCTACCCTATCGGCTCCTCCGCCATGCTGCTCAAGTGGGAGAAGCCCATGGAGGAGAACGGCGTCCTCACCGGCTACAAGATCTACTACAGCAAGGTGATCGCCACGGCCGTGGAGACTCCGAAGGAGCGCAAGAAGGAGATCGACCCCAAGTTCGACCGCGCCAAGCTCGCCGGCCTCGAGCCCAACACCAAGTACAGGATCGAGATCCGCGCCAAGACCAAGGCCGGCGAGGGCAAGGGCTACTACGTGGAGCAGTCCACCAACAACGTGCTCACCGCGCAGCCCGACGTGCCCGCCTTCGAGACCGAGACGCTGCCCGGGAAGGAGGGCACGGCCCACGTCATAGTCCGCTGGATCCCCTCGCTCGACGGACACGCGGGGACGCACTTCGTGGCCTGGTACCGGCTCAAGGGGCACCCCGACTGGCAGCGGACCAACGACATCACCGAGGACGACTTCGTGATCCTGACGGGGCTGGAGCCCGGCCAGCTGTACGAGGTCAAGGTCACGGTGCACGACGGCCACTACTTCAGCACCAGCGAGCTGCGGACGGTCGACACCTCCATAG ACGGACCGATAGTGAAGCCGGACGAGAAGATCGCGACCGCGGGCTGGTTCATCGGCGTGATGCTGGCGCTGGCCTTCCTGCTGCTGCTGCTGGTGCTGGTGTGCGTGCTGCGCAGGAACCGCGGCGGCAAGTACGACGTGCACGACCGCGAGCTGGCGCACGGCCGCAGGGACTACCCCGACGCCGGCTTCCACGAGTACACGCACCC ATTGGACAACAAGTCTCGCCATTCGATGAGCAGCGGCACCAAGCCGGGGCCCGAGAGCGACACGGACTCGATGGCGGAGTACGGCGACGGAGAGACGG